Proteins from one Peromyscus eremicus chromosome 8a, PerEre_H2_v1, whole genome shotgun sequence genomic window:
- the LOC131915943 gene encoding ubiquinol-cytochrome-c reductase complex assembly factor 4 has translation MSGVLCSRGAGAVRALRLLGWASRSLHPPPHGGSPAQPTDSEEEKDDPNLPIQFSSSKATPTRWTVEHSLGKEQQRPVWKVLPITLTLTILILWCYLRQETSTDQWLRQVLGEEDEEDEDEPDGRPEEPEAPVFLRS, from the exons ATGAGTGGTGTCCTGTGTTCCCGGGGTGCGGG AGCGGTCCGGGCTCTGCGGCTTCTGGGCTGGGCTTCGCGAAGCCTGCACCCGCCGCCCCATGGCGGGTCTCCAGCCCAGCCTACCGACAGCGAAGAGGAGAAAGACGACCCCAACCTCCCCATCCAGttttcctccagcaaagccacccCAACCCGCTGGACGGTGGAGCATTCCCTGGGGAAGGAGCAGCAGCGGCCCGTGTGGAAAGTGCTGCCGATCACCCTCACCCTCACGATTCTGATCCTCTGGTGCTATCTAAGGCAGGAGACTAGCACGGACCAGTGGTTGAGACAGGTGTTGGgagaggaggacgaggaggacgaggacgagcCGGACGGTCGTCCGGAGGAGCCTGAAGCTCCGGTTTTTTTACGGAGCTAG